A region from the Aphis gossypii isolate Hap1 chromosome 1, ASM2018417v2, whole genome shotgun sequence genome encodes:
- the LOC114131922 gene encoding uncharacterized protein LOC114131922 isoform X2 — protein sequence MFGFNVMLICSVYLYLNILLVFECESAPPKNQCVQKLPILNGRVRLLLSNGVTIAKITCFQPYVLVNGNETMTCIEGKWDSEFPICAKVDPIHLSCDFESTEERFCGWRNYIYNDIDWVADKMSILSNSYRRHVTPGSSQYFTNYYISLNAGNYGPTTAGRLISPSLLPVASKQRCLQFSYKVTSGDSQNRPTLKVILGGIPHWETREGEGRAIIGLYRFNVSNKIVIEGSSCRAAIDNLMITEDDSCTQRPYNEEINSCHDNCGIISDGVGCSCDWLCYKNKNCCPDIQIKCPYIKPMDDIVKLYLTTSITTTTPKTVTTAAKNNILNLSCDFESSNETFCGWENDILNNTDWLADKISFIFNSRHVIPGSSNYFTSNYISLDAGNYGSTTTGRLLSPPISSVRNQQKCLIFSYKVMSGSSNSPPILKVTFGGIPHWETHEGEGRAIIGLFKFNTTSRIVIEGKSCKAAIDNIIITGGDSCDKQPYEEEIDSCHDNCGKITDGRCSCDWECFNNQNCCSDIQTKCPYIKPMESISKLYLNNTTTTKPTTVTTTVKNKILNVTVLNITTSSPLTKIYGHNDTIKIDEVTTASNVKSLNITSTFAPGSMTNSTTNPITVLIPSTTTSTEGPKSALVSNFTTPRSTNLNITTTSFIPKMSTVLSNIVVNNQSNSSKIINTPSTTLISNISSSTTESLIKNKNISMTTILPNISISTSRPDKLNPTIKVISIPNVLITKPVVENSPLITSASVNLSNSTIKPLFSIVSTIKKINSSSTATKYLIENSTPTTALINNSTKLSIKLRVPNNIEQSSNKSLINQQIKQNTTIYESKTTLNNSTISLPSTVSFLNDSIVPNKKMMVFDTSRPNPSLKKFEYNQILNNKNVLNITTESYNYLDMRTTSIPLKNEKPRIVLKVHEKSELNNLVYNHSTQNFDNQLAEQAKQNENEKSSYTFDTVTIIKYIAALSVVLLTFKFTLSFILLRFNKPSNDEMDERFIGTDTESSCNMELTNSHKRN from the exons TGTTTGAATGTGAGTCTGCACCACCTAAAAATCAATGTGTTCAGAAGTTACCGATCTTAAATGGTCGTGTAAGATTACTATTATCAAATGGTGTAACTATAGCCAAAATAACTTGTTTTCAACCGTACGTTCTAGTAAATGGCAATGAGACGATGACCTGTATAGAAGGAAAGTGGGATAGTGAATTTCCAATATGTGCTA aagttgATCCAATACATTTATCTTGCGATTTTGAATCAACAGAAGAAAGGTTTTGTGGATggagaaattatatttataacgataTTGATTGGGTAGCCGATAAAATGTCCATTCTATCGAATAGCTACAGACGTCACGTAACACCGGGTTCAtctcaatattttacaa attattatatatctttgaATGCGGGAAATTATGGACCCACTACCGCCGGACGATTGATATCTCCATCACTTCTTCCAGTTGCAAGTAAACAAAGGtgtttacaattttcatataaaGTTACGTCAGGTGATTCACAAAATCGTCCAACATTGAAAGTAATTCTTGGTGGAATACCTCATTGGGAGACTCGCGAAGGTGAAGGACGAGCTATAATTGGATTATATCGGTTCAATGTTTCAAATAAA ATTGTAATTGAAGGGAGTAGTTGTAGAGCAGCTATTGATAATTTGATGATTACAGAAGACGATAGTTGTACACAACGACCGTACAATGAag AGATCAATAGTTGTCATGATAATTGTGGAATAATATCGGATGGTGTTGGTTGTTCGTGTGATTGGTTATGTTATAAGAATAAGAATTGCTGCCCAGATATACAAATCAAGTGTCCATATA tcAAACCAATGGacgatattgttaaattatatttgaccaCTAGTATCACCACCACCACACCAAAAACGGTGACGACAGCagctaaaaataacattttgaatttatccTGTGATTTCGAATCGTcaaatgaaacattttgtgGTTGGGAAAAcgatattttgaataacacTGATTGGCTGGCTGACAAAatatcattcatttttaacagtCGTCACGTAATTCCTGGATCTTCTAACTATTTCACaa gtaattatatatcattggATGCTGGTAATTATGGTTCTACTACCACCGGGCGATTGTTATCTCCGCCAATCAGCTCAGTTAGAAATCAACaaaagtgtttaatattttcctatAAAGTAATGTCAGGAAGTTCAAACAGTCCTCCTATTCTAAAAGTCACTTTTGGAGGTATACCTCATTGGGAAACTCACGAAGGAGAAGGAAGAGCTATAATTgggttgtttaaatttaatactacttCTAGA atcgTCATTGAAGGAAAAAGTTGTAAAGCAGCCAttgataacataattattacaggGGGCGATAGTTGTGATAAACAACCGTACGAagaag AGATCGACAGTTGTCATGATAATTGTGGAAAAATAACCGATGGTAGGTGTTCGTGCGATTGggaatgttttaataatcaaaactgTTGCTCAGACATTCAAACTAAATGTCCATACA taaaaccAATGGaaagtatttcaaaattatatttaaataatacaaccaCTACTAAACCAACCACGGTGACTactacagtaaaaaataaaatattaaatgtaaccGTTTTAAACATAACAACTTCTAGTcctttaacaaaaatttacgGACACaatgatacaataaaaattgacgAAGTCACCACAGCAAGTAATGTTAAATCTTTAAACATAACATCTACATTTGCACCCGGGTCTATGACAAATTCTACAACGAATCCTATAACCGTATTAATTCCATCAACTACAACTTCCACTGAAGGTCCAAAAAGTGCGTTAGTTTCTAATTTTACGACACCTCGTTCTACTAACCTCAACATAACAACTACGAGTTTTATTCCTAAAATGTCAACGGTTCTTTCAAATATAGTGGTGAATAATCAAAGCAATtcctcaaaaataattaatacaccgTCTACGACTTTAATCTCTAATATATCTAGTTCAACTACTgaatctttaataaaaaataaaaacatatctaTGACCacaatattacctaatatttcTATCTCAACTTCCAGACCAGATAAGCTTAACCCTACCATAAAAGTGATTTCTATTCCTAATGTCCTAATCACTAAACCTGTGGTGGAAAATTCTCCTTTAATAACTTCAGCTTCTGTTAATTTATCTAACTCAACCATTAAACCACTTTTTTCGATAGTatctactataaaaaaaattaattcatctaGTACAgccactaaatatttaatagaaaactcCACACCCACTAcagcattaataaataattctactaagttatcaattaaattaagagTACCAAACAATATTGAACAGTCCAGTAATAAATCTCTTATCAATCAAcagattaaacaaaataccaCGATTTATGAAAGTAAAACAACGTTAAATAATTCAACGATTAGCTTACCGAGTACAGTCTCATTTTTAAACGACTCCATTGTtcccaataaaaaaatgatggtTTTTGATACATCTCGTCCAAATCCTAgcctaaaaaaatttgaatataatcaaattttaaacaataaaaatgtcctTAATATAACAACTGAGTCTTATAACTATTTGGATATGAGAACTACTAGTATACcccttaaaaatgaaaaaccaagaatagttttaaaagttCACGAGAAATCGGAATTAAACAATTTGGTTTATAATCATTCTACGCAAAACTTTGATAATCAATTGGCAGAACAGGCAAAACAAAATG AAAATGAGAAATCTTCTTATACATTTGATACCGTTACTATTATCAAATACATCGCTGCCCTAAGTGTCGTACTTCTTACTTTTAAGTTCACTCTGTCTTTTATATTGTTGCGTTTCAATAAGCCTTCTAATGATGAAATGGACGAGCGCTTCATTGGAACGGATACTGAAAGTTCTTGTAACATGGAACTAACGAATAGTCacaaaagaaattaa
- the LOC114131915 gene encoding uncharacterized protein LOC114131915, whose amino-acid sequence MYWNEMNPQRRNILFKFDNSDIEKDRERILIKIKTNLFNFVNLFFSSSNIHGLNHLTDKKRHYIEKLTWVIAICLSIYGSAILGSSTWNRYQENPTVISMDREYKEWATALPAVTLCPTNKIDDQLFDELVQKKFSNYTDEEKEELRTFLVLLANATYGTFKEVPEYNRISPNEYLDYIMSLSANVSYTISNSHVDIFSSIESVPSVTELGLCYSFNGYIAPYNNYKYWKNRNISEFPKIEVMSGTPLDGDIFVQITSMNFGYMGFVHSPYEAPDIGCRIYSSPEYFAKTLEVTALSIFSTPEIKYLSPRQRGCRFLEESDLEISPEMYTYNMCRNQCRMDQARKLCGCVPYFYRPLKKYKICNVEGMHCLDQYKEFLIKLRNTTGVDEKVNCGCFPPCDDVNYIVEGDDTIEWILGTNLKWGLIKYPRMRLKRNILFGFTDVLVSIGGTAGLFFGCSVLSFLEIIYFFIFRPTLKFLYHFNTIMRRIWTYFRNSTVHGFNYIADKRRHWTERVFWVLTCFISCLATRQYLQATWYAYNNNAVSFVTDTTYLDWNTSFLSLSVCEQESPDKLYDLASKLYGTDRDLNIDFFLRDIAFYDGACYSCVTHCQKGTLNCTINYDQIIREIRSECKDLIGNCYWNDEPFECCDQFLPITTENGVCFIINSLHTVKKDGEKLKMISNRQSGPGSLSFTAYESIKLFIHSPEDLPYVNHPQEEKFLLSWGVSIVIKYQIKEIENDPLLKQVDIKQRNCRFPDENNLKVYQVYSNSACIVNCRAEAQLKMCNCTPHYLKIPGTPVCGVEGLGCITEHSELFRALKTQDFNKLGLVCDCISSCTEPEYNVLSKEVESLTTENQDGEDLKHDGSKVIIALDRLPNERLKRNVVRSRMDLIVSIGGTLGLFLGVSLLSIVEIVYFFVVWTHKKPPSVINNNVKSKKQMHQPIQNVNNLPFLH is encoded by the exons ATGTACTGGAACGAGATGAATCCTCAAAGAcgcaatattttgtttaagtttGACAATTCAGACATTGAAAAAGACAGGGAGcgaatactaataaaaattaaaacaaatctatttaatttcgttaatttatttttttcatcttccAACATACATGGTCTTAACCACTTGACTGACAAAAAAAGACATTACATCGAAAA ATTAACTTGGGTCATTGCAATATGTTTGAGTATCTATGGTTCAGCAATTCTAGGTTCTTCCACATGGAATCGTTATCAAGAAAATCCAACTGTGATATCTATGGACAGAGAATACAAGGAATGGGCTACTGCACTTCCAGCAGTCACTTTATGTCCTACAAACAAAATTGATGACCAACTTTTTGATGAACTCGTACAGAAAAA GTTTTCAAATTACACAGACGAGGAGAAAGAAGAATTACGAACGTTCCTGGTTTTGTTGGCGAACGCCACTTATGGTACGTTTAAAGAAGTGCCTGAGTATAATCGAATATCGCCAAATGAATACTTGGATTACATTATGTCGCTGAGTGCCAATGTATCGTACACAATCAGCAATAGTCACGTGGACATATTTTCGTCGATCGAATCGGTGCCAAGCGTAACCGAATTGGGCTTATGTTATTCGTTCAACGGGTATATCGCACCATACAACaattacaa ATATTGGAAAAACCGCAACATCAGTGAGTTCCCGAAGATAGAAGTAATGTCGGGCACCCCGTTAGACGGGGATATTTTCGTTCAGATAACGTCCATGAATTTTGGTTACATG GGATTTGTGCACTCTCCTTACGAAGCGCCCGACATAGGATGCCGTATTTACTCGTCACCGGAGTATTTCGCCAAAACACTAGAAGTGACTGCGCTGAGTATATTCAGTACGCCTGAAATCAAATATCTCTCTCCCAGACAGAGGGGCTGCCGGTTCTTGGAAGAGAGCGATTTGGAAATAAGTCCGGAAATGTATACGTACAATATGTGCCGGAACCAGTGTCGAATGGACCAAGCGCGAAAATTATGCGGATGTGTTCCCTACTTTTATAGGCCGCTGA aaaaatataaaatatgcaatgtCGAAGGAATGCATTGTTTGGATCAATATAAAG AATTCCTTATAAAACTTCGGAATACAACAGGAGTTGATGAAAAAGTAAACTGTGGCTGTTTCCCACCTTGTGATGATGTTAATTATATCGTAGAAGGTGACGACACAATTGAATG GATCCTAGGAACTAATTTGAAGTGGGGACTTATCAAGTATCCTCGTATGCGTTTGAAGAGAAACATTCTTTTCGGTTTCACTGATGTTTTAG TTTCGATTGGAGGCACCGCCGGTTTATTTTTTGGATGTTCGGTTTTAAGTTTCTTggagataatttatttcttcatATTTCGTCCGACATTGAAGTTCTT gtatcattttaACACCATCATGCGTAGAATATGGACGTATTTCCGCAACAGTACGGTACACGGCTTCAATTATATTGCCGACAAACGTCGTCATTGGACGGAGAG AGTATTTTGGGTTTTGACGTGCTTCATATCCTGTCTTGCTACGAGACAATATCTCCAAGCCACTTGGTACGCTTACAACAATAATGCCGTCAGCTTTGTCACCGACACCACGTATCTAGATTGGAACACGAGTTTCCTCTCGTTATCGGTTTGCGAACAAGAGTCACCAGACAAGTTGTACGACTTGGCTTCTAA gtTATACGGCACTGATCGAGATTTAaacatcgatttttttttacgggaCATCGCGTTCTATGACGGCGCATGTTATTCGTGCGTCACCCATTGTCAAAAGGGAACGTTAAACTGCACTATAAACTACGATCAAATCATACgtgaa ATTCGATCAGAATGTAAAGATCTAATTGGCAATTGTTATTGGAACGATGAGCCGTTCGAATGCTGCGATCAATTCTTACCAATAACGACTGAAAATGgtgtgtgttttattataaactcttTACACACAGTAAa GAAAGAtggagaaaaattaaaaatgatatcaaACCGACAATCAGGGCCTGGTAGCCTTTCTTTCACAGCTTACGAGTCCataaag ctATTTATACACTCACCAGAAGATTTACCTTACGTAAACCATCCACAAGaagaaaaatttttactaaGTTGGGGTGTATCAATTGTGATTAAGTACCAG attAAAGAGATTGAGAACGATCCGTTGTTAAAACAAGTAGATATCAAACAGAGGAATTGTCGTTTTCcggatgaaaataatttaaaagtttaccaAGTGTACAGTAATTCCGCATGTATCGTAAATTGCAGAGCTGAAGCTCAGCTCAAAATGTGTAATTGTACgcctcattatttaaaaattc CAGGAACACCAGTTTGTGGGGTCGAAGGTCTTGGTTGTATAACTGAACATTCAG aATTATTCAGAGCACTAAAAACTCAAGATTTCAATAAGTTGGGTTTAGTGTGTGATTGTATCTCTAGTTGTACTGAACCAGAATATAACGTTTTGAGTAAAGAAGTTGAATC CTTAACTACTGAAAACCAAGATGGTGAAGATTTAAAACATGATGGATCAAAAGTAATCATTGCATTAGACAGACTACCAAATGAAAGACTTAAAAGAAATGTTGTAAGATCTCGTATGGATCTCATCG TTTCAATTGGAGGAACTTTAGGTCTATTTCTTGGAGTGAGCCTGTTAAGTATTGTTGAAATAGTTTACTTCTTCGTTGTTTGGACACATAAAAAACCACCAagcgtaataaataataatgtcaaaaGCAAAAAACAAATGCATCAACCAATtcaaaacgttaataatttgccatttttacattga
- the LOC114131922 gene encoding uncharacterized protein LOC114131922 isoform X1 produces MMVGFSVIFVFSVYLYLSKVLECDSLSRYRCPTIQLENGRVKLRSSGRTARISCLSPFKLVRGNEIATCVGGRWDTENPICAREGCHIQDRIPHGRLNVHYEGAKLEVVCDIGYIVDGPSYVYCNDDLEWNEEVKGCKEDDLVYLSCDFESSDDRFCGWKNDIFNDIDWLADKMSFILFVSRRHVPPGSSEYFKSNYISLDAGNYGSTTTGRLLSPPISSVRNQQKCLIFSYKVMSGSSNSPPILKVTFGGIPHWETHEGEGRAIIGLFKFNTTSRIVIEGKSCKAAIDNIIITGGDSCDKQPYEEEIDSCHDNCGKITDGRCSCDWECFNNQNCCSDIQTKCPYIKPMESISKLYLNNTTTTKPTTVTTTVKNKILNVTVLNITTSSPLTKIYGHNDTIKIDEVTTASNVKSLNITSTFAPGSMTNSTTNPITVLIPSTTTSTEGPKSALVSNFTTPRSTNLNITTTSFIPKMSTVLSNIVVNNQSNSSKIINTPSTTLISNISSSTTESLIKNKNISMTTILPNISISTSRPDKLNPTIKVISIPNVLITKPVVENSPLITSASVNLSNSTIKPLFSIVSTIKKINSSSTATKYLIENSTPTTALINNSTKLSIKLRVPNNIEQSSNKSLINQQIKQNTTIYESKTTLNNSTISLPSTVSFLNDSIVPNKKMMVFDTSRPNPSLKKFEYNQILNNKNVLNITTESYNYLDMRTTSIPLKNEKPRIVLKVHEKSELNNLVYNHSTQNFDNQLAEQAKQNENEKSSYTFDTVTIIKYIAALSVVLLTFKFTLSFILLRFNKPSNDEMDERFIGTDTESSCNMELTNSHKRN; encoded by the exons ATGATGGTCGGATTCAGTGTTATATTTGTCTTTTCCGTTTACTTGTATCTGAGTAAAg TATTAGAATGTGATTCTTTATCAAGATATAGATGTCCGACCATACAACTGGAAAATGGTCGAGTAAAATTGCGGTCTTCCGGAAGGACAGCAAGGATTTCTTGCCTGTCACCGTTCAAGCTGGTTCGTGGTAACGAGATAGCGACTTGTGTTGGAGGACGATGGGATACCGAAAATCCAATTTGTGCCA gaGAAGGTTGTCATATTCAAGATCGAATACCTCATGGAAGATTGAATGTTCACTACGAAGGTGCTAAATTAGAAGTGGTATGTGATATTGGGTATATAGTAGATGGTCCAAGTTATGTTTATTGCAATGATGATTTGGAATGGAATGAAGAAGTAAAAGGGTGTAAAG agGATGATCTAGTATATTTATCCTGTGACTTCGAATCGTCAGATGACAGATTTTGTGGTTGgaaaaacgatatttttaacGACATTGATTGGTTGGCTGATAAAATgtcattcattttatttgttagcaGGCGTCACGTACCGCCCGGATcttctgaatattttaaaa gtaattatatatcattggATGCTGGTAATTATGGTTCTACTACCACCGGGCGATTGTTATCTCCGCCAATCAGCTCAGTTAGAAATCAACaaaagtgtttaatattttcctatAAAGTAATGTCAGGAAGTTCAAACAGTCCTCCTATTCTAAAAGTCACTTTTGGAGGTATACCTCATTGGGAAACTCACGAAGGAGAAGGAAGAGCTATAATTgggttgtttaaatttaatactacttCTAGA atcgTCATTGAAGGAAAAAGTTGTAAAGCAGCCAttgataacataattattacaggGGGCGATAGTTGTGATAAACAACCGTACGAagaag AGATCGACAGTTGTCATGATAATTGTGGAAAAATAACCGATGGTAGGTGTTCGTGCGATTGggaatgttttaataatcaaaactgTTGCTCAGACATTCAAACTAAATGTCCATACA taaaaccAATGGaaagtatttcaaaattatatttaaataatacaaccaCTACTAAACCAACCACGGTGACTactacagtaaaaaataaaatattaaatgtaaccGTTTTAAACATAACAACTTCTAGTcctttaacaaaaatttacgGACACaatgatacaataaaaattgacgAAGTCACCACAGCAAGTAATGTTAAATCTTTAAACATAACATCTACATTTGCACCCGGGTCTATGACAAATTCTACAACGAATCCTATAACCGTATTAATTCCATCAACTACAACTTCCACTGAAGGTCCAAAAAGTGCGTTAGTTTCTAATTTTACGACACCTCGTTCTACTAACCTCAACATAACAACTACGAGTTTTATTCCTAAAATGTCAACGGTTCTTTCAAATATAGTGGTGAATAATCAAAGCAATtcctcaaaaataattaatacaccgTCTACGACTTTAATCTCTAATATATCTAGTTCAACTACTgaatctttaataaaaaataaaaacatatctaTGACCacaatattacctaatatttcTATCTCAACTTCCAGACCAGATAAGCTTAACCCTACCATAAAAGTGATTTCTATTCCTAATGTCCTAATCACTAAACCTGTGGTGGAAAATTCTCCTTTAATAACTTCAGCTTCTGTTAATTTATCTAACTCAACCATTAAACCACTTTTTTCGATAGTatctactataaaaaaaattaattcatctaGTACAgccactaaatatttaatagaaaactcCACACCCACTAcagcattaataaataattctactaagttatcaattaaattaagagTACCAAACAATATTGAACAGTCCAGTAATAAATCTCTTATCAATCAAcagattaaacaaaataccaCGATTTATGAAAGTAAAACAACGTTAAATAATTCAACGATTAGCTTACCGAGTACAGTCTCATTTTTAAACGACTCCATTGTtcccaataaaaaaatgatggtTTTTGATACATCTCGTCCAAATCCTAgcctaaaaaaatttgaatataatcaaattttaaacaataaaaatgtcctTAATATAACAACTGAGTCTTATAACTATTTGGATATGAGAACTACTAGTATACcccttaaaaatgaaaaaccaagaatagttttaaaagttCACGAGAAATCGGAATTAAACAATTTGGTTTATAATCATTCTACGCAAAACTTTGATAATCAATTGGCAGAACAGGCAAAACAAAATG AAAATGAGAAATCTTCTTATACATTTGATACCGTTACTATTATCAAATACATCGCTGCCCTAAGTGTCGTACTTCTTACTTTTAAGTTCACTCTGTCTTTTATATTGTTGCGTTTCAATAAGCCTTCTAATGATGAAATGGACGAGCGCTTCATTGGAACGGATACTGAAAGTTCTTGTAACATGGAACTAACGAATAGTCacaaaagaaattaa